The following are from one region of the Populus trichocarpa isolate Nisqually-1 chromosome 8, P.trichocarpa_v4.1, whole genome shotgun sequence genome:
- the LOC7473469 gene encoding multiple organellar RNA editing factor 2, chloroplastic, whose translation MTPTLARSLTTRHLNLCVLLPKRLLSTISITHLPSPPTLLCGQSLPSLSHNLQSINKTTNPAARFTSIRCRVNRAGNSGYSPLNSGSNFSDRPPNEMAPLFPGCDYEHWLIVMDKPGGEGATKQQMIDCYIETLAKVVGSEEEAKTKIYNVSCERYFGFGCEIDEETSNKLEGLPGVLFVLPDSYVDPEYKDYGAELFVNGEIVQRPPERQRRVEPQPQRANDRPRYNDRTRYVRRRENMR comes from the exons atgaCCCCAACCCTAGCTCGCTCCCTCACCACCCGCCATCTTAATCTCTGCGTCCTCCTCCCCAAACGCCTCCTCTCCACCATCTCAATAACCCATCTTCCCTCACCTCCCACTCTTCTCTGCGGCCAATCTTTACCCTCACTCTCTCACAATCTCCAATCTATCAACAAAACCACTAACCCCGCCGCCCGTTTCACTTCCATTCGATGCCGGGTTAACCGAGCCGGCAACTCGGGCTACTCGCCCTTGAACTCGGGGTCAAACTTCAGTGACCGGCCACCCAATGAGATGGCCCCACTTTTCCCTGGTTGTGATTATGAGCACTGGCTTATTGTTATGGATAAGCCTGGCGGTGAGGGTGCCACTAAGCAGCAAATGATTGATTGTTATATTGAAACTTTAGCCAAAGTTGTTGGCAG tgAGGAGGAAGCAAAGACGAAGATTTATAATGTTTCCTGTGAGAGGTATTTTGGATTTGGATGCGAGATTGATGAGGAAACCTCTAACAAGCTTGAAG GTTTGCCTGGTGTTCTCTTTGTCCTCCCGGATTCATATGTTGACCCCGAATACAAAGACTATGGTG CTGAGTTGTTCGTGAATGGTGAGATAGTTCAGAGGCCACCTGAAAGACAGAGAAGGGTGGAACCTCAGCCGCAGAGAGCTAATGACAGACCAAGATATAATGACAGAACCCGATATGTGCGACGCAGAGAAAATATGCGGTGA